One region of Salvia miltiorrhiza cultivar Shanhuang (shh) chromosome 3, IMPLAD_Smil_shh, whole genome shotgun sequence genomic DNA includes:
- the LOC131016331 gene encoding protein LIFEGUARD 2-like, with amino-acid sequence MWSQPYRKDDVEGGELYPMMQESPALRWAFIRKIYVIISIQLLLTIAVAAIVVTVHPISLFFATTGAGLALYILLIIIPFIVLWPLYYYYQRHPVNYFLLAIFTLSLAFVVGLSCSYTNGKVILESVILTAAVVVSLTLYTFWAAKRGHDFNFLGPFLFGAVLVLMLFALIQILFPLGRISVMIYGCLASIIFCGYIVYDTDNLIKRYSYDEFIWAAVALYLDVINLFLSLLTVFRAADS; translated from the exons ATGTGGTCGCAGCCTTACCGGAAAGATGACGTGGAAGGCGGCGAGCTGTACCCGATGATGCAGGAGAGCCCCGCGCTGCGGTGGGCGTTTATTCGGAAGATATACGTcataatcagtattcagttgcTTCTCACCATCGCCGTCGCTGCTATCGTCGTCACCGTTCATCCCATTTCGCTTTTCTTTGCAACCACTGGCGCCGGTTTGGCGCTTTACATTCTCCTCATCATCATCCCTTTCATCG TGCTGTGGCCGTTGTATTACTATTATCAGAGGCACCCTGTGAATTACTTCCTTCTCGCCATTTTCACACTGTCGCTTGCCTTTGTAGTGGGCTTGTCTTGTTCTTACACCAATG GGAAAGTGATTCTTGAATCTGTCATCTTAACTGCTGCGGTGGTAGTGAGCCTCACTCTATACACATTCTGGGCTGCAAAGAGGGGTCATGATTTCAATTTCCTCGGACCTTTCCTGTTTGGTGCCGTTCTTGTGCTTATGCTGTTTGCCCTCATTCAG ATTCTGTTCCCTCTTGGTAGGATCAGTGTGATGATCTATGGATGCCTGGCATCAATAATCTTCTGCGGTTACATTGTATACGACACGGATAACCTGATCAAGCGCTACAGCTACGACGAGTTCATTTGGGCTGCTGTTGCTCTCTATTTGGATGTCATCAATCTCTTCTTATCTCTGTTGACGGTATTCAGAGCTGCGGATAGTTAG
- the LOC131016319 gene encoding VAN3-binding protein: MYNTSTKMDILWAEKGPNGELPLPESPRGPMEFLSRSWSASALQLSKALTPTSNTSAMLVKTAVPHAAAAIPENNAAEEEESAKLSGNTFSFASTATSQLILERIMSQSEISPLTSGRLSHSSGPLNCLTEETESPPISPSDEYEDVVKYLRANNTLQPLFTGTPRAGFAAAAAVGGANTPGGKTVGRWLKERREKKKEETRTHNAQLHAAVSVAGVAAAIAAIAAATAASSSNCKDEQMAKTDMAVASAATLVAAQCVEAAEIMGADRDHLLSAISSAVNVRSHGDISTLTAAAATALRGVATLKARALKEVWNVAAAVPVPVAIERGASLGNGNNTNSSSNNSGSYCEELVPEENFLAACNQEMLARGTELLKRTRKGDLHWKVVSVYIHRSGNVMLKMKSRHVGNTFTKKKKNAVVDVLKDMAAWPGRHLFEDGEQRRYFGLKTEGRGVVEFECRNAREYEMWTQGVSRLLSMVAERKRRHYK, encoded by the exons ATGTACAACACGAGTACGAAGATGGACATTCTGTGGGCCGAGAAGGGCCCGAACGGCGAGCTTCCGCTGCCGGAAAGCCCGAGAGGGCCCATGGAGTTTCTGTCGCGGTCGTGGAGCGCCTCCGCCCTTCAACTATCTAAAGCCCTCACTCCTACTTCCAATACCTCCGCAATGCTCGTCAAGACCGCCGTACctcacgccgccgccgccatacCCGAAAACAACGCCGCCGAAGAAGAGGAGAGCGCTAAGCTTTCAGGCAACACCTTTTCATTTGCTTCCACCGCCACTTCTCAGCTCATTCTTGAGCGCATCATGTCTCAATCC GAGATTTCACCACTAACATCGGGAAGGCTTTCTCATAGTAGCGGGCCTCTAAATTGTCTCACCGAGGAAACCGAGTCGCCTCCGATTTCACCCTCCGACGAATACGAGGACGTCGTCAAG TATTTACGAGCAAACAACACGCTGCAACCCCTGTTCACCGGCACCCCCCGAGCCGGGTTCGCCGCGGCGGCTGCCGTTGGCGGGGCGAACACGCCCGGTGGGAAGACGGTGGGGAGGTGGCTGAAGGAGCGGAgggagaagaagaaagaagaaaccaGGACCCACAACGCGCAGCTGCACGCGGCCGTCTCCGTGGCCGGCGTGGCCGCCGCCATCGCTGCGATAGCGGCTGCTACCGCGGCCTCGTCCTCCAACTGCAAGGACGAGCAGATGGCGAAGACGGACATGGCGGTGGCCTCGGCCGCCACGCTTGTGGCGGCACAGTGCGTGGAGGCGGCGGAGATAATGGGGGCCGACCGCGACCACCTCTTGTCGGCCATCAGCTCCGCCGTGAACGTCCGGTCACACGGCGACATATCAACCCTCACGGCCGCTGCCGCCACAG CTCTACGAGGCGTGGCAACGTTGAAGGCGAGAGCTCTGAAAGAAGTGTGGAACGTGGCAGCAGCCGTGCCTGTGCCTGTGGCTATAGAGAGAGGGGCGAGTTTAGGCAATGGGAATAACACTAACTCAAGCAGCAACAACTCCGGCAGCTACTGCGAGGAGCTCGTGCCCGAGGAGAATTTCCTTGCTGCTTGCAATCAAGAGATGCTTGCTCGAGGCACTGAGCTTCTCAAACGAACTCGCAAAG GCGATCTTCACTGGAAAGTTGTATCTGTTTATATTCACCGGAGTGGGAAT GTGATGCTGAAGATGAAGAGCAGACACGTGGGAAACACCttcaccaagaagaagaaaa ATGCGGTGGTGGATGTTCTGAAAGACATGGCGGCGTGGCCGGGGAGACACCTGTTCGAGGATGGGGAGCAGAGGCGGTACTTCGGACTGAAGACGGAAGGGCGAGGAGTGGTGGAGTTTGAATGCAGGAATGCGAGAGAGTATGAGATGTGGACGCAGGGGGTGTCGAGGCTTCTCTCCATGGTTGCGGAGAGGAAGAGGAGGCATTATAAATAG
- the LOC131018931 gene encoding uncharacterized protein LOC131018931 gives MDREFDEYLEQQGGGTRLPMMGFAPFSQASNVLATGNLPTPAAHANVQEEPEAARPKAKGTRASYSSEESELVAILWAEATHNPILGTSQRLLQYWGAIAEKFNALNESGAPPRKPKHLKSHFARIQKETKLFEGFYNTCKENWGSGMSDDQITQQAQTMFEANFKKQFSYIKAWKVLRECERFMSQAGDVHSAKKSKGSDGGATTTSLEPSVTTRPQGQKAAKRDKGKAKKGEGSSGGGSTFSDALEKVAESMRENALKTG, from the coding sequence atgGATCGCGAATTCGATGAATACCTCGAGCAACAAGGCGGCGGTACGAGGCTTCCGatgatggggtttgctccaTTTTCGCAAGCCTCCAATGTCTTGGCTACGGGAAATCTTCCCACACCTGCGGCGCACGCCAACGTCCAAGAAGAGCCGGAGGCGGCGAGGCCGAAAGCCAAGGGCACCCGCGCTTCATATTCTAGCGAGGAGTCCGAGCTCGTGGCAATCTTGTGGGCGGAGGCAACCCACAATCCTATTTTGGGGACCTCCCAAAggttgctccaatattggggagcaatCGCAGAGAAGTTCAACGCGCTCAATGAGTCGGGAGCGCCGCCGCGAAAGCCGAAACATCTCAAGTCCCACTTCGCCCGTATCCAAAAGGAGACAAAATTATTCGAGGGCTTCTACAACACTTGCAAGGAGAATTGGGGGAGTGGTATGAGCGACGATCAAATCACCCAACAAGCCCAGACGATGTTCGAGGcgaatttcaagaagcaattctcttacatcaaagcttggaaagtgcttCGCGAATGCGAAAGATTCATGTCGCAAGCCGGGGATGTCCACTCCGCAAAGaagtcgaagggctccgatggtggAGCAACCACCACTTCTTTGGAGCCGAGTGTCACGACgaggccccaaggccaaaaagcggCAAAGCGAGACAAGGGCAAGGCGAAGAAGGGAGAAGGGTCTTCGGGAGGAGGTTCGACGTTCTCCGACGCcctcgagaaggtggccgaaagcATGAGGGAGAATGCTCTCAAAACGGGGTAA